A window from Citrus sinensis cultivar Valencia sweet orange chromosome 5, DVS_A1.0, whole genome shotgun sequence encodes these proteins:
- the LOC102624589 gene encoding bZIP transcription factor 11-like encodes MASSSGNSSGCSSRDGQNSASEEDFQLAMDQRKRKRMQSNRESARRSRMRKQKHLDDLIAQVDQLRKENNQILTSVNITTQHYMNIESENSVLRAQLLELTQRLDSLNDILNFINTSSGILDTTDHHHHPHAHDDFINNNPMDTNTMFLNQPIMASPDIFQYY; translated from the coding sequence ATGGCTTCCTCTAGTGGGAATTCCTCAGGTTGCAGCAGTCGTGATGGTCAAAACTCAGCATCCGAAGAAGATTTCCAGTTAGCGATGGATcagagaaagaggaagagaatgCAATCGAATCGGGAATCAGCCAGGAGATCAAGGATGAGAAAACAGAAGCACTTGGATGATTTGATTGCCCAAGTGGATCAGCTAAGGAAAGAGAATAACCAAATCTTGACAAGCGTCAACATCACCACCCAGCACTACATGAACATTGAGTCTGAGAACTCCGTTTTAAGGGCTCAGTTATTGGAACTTACTCAAAGGCTTGACTCTCTCAACGACATCCTCAATTTTATTAACACAAGCAGTGGGATTCTCGACACTactgatcatcatcatcacccaCATGCCCATGATGATTTCATTAACAACAACCCAATGGACACCAACACCATGTTTCTGAACCAACCCATCATGGCTTCTCCAGATATCTTTCAATACTATTGA
- the LOC102625332 gene encoding protein TIC 20-I, chloroplastic — protein sequence MILNGYTTLSGCAPTNSNKCNVQQNRSVFASILGSPTHSAGLSTRSSWGTHHWVGSWSSGGFPVLHLSAASTPLLSGEQGSLAHTIPSLPMSRRSHLSPRASKDVPYSFRFPPMTKKPRWWWRSLACIPYLMPLHETWMYAETAYHLHPFLEDFEYLTYPFLEAIGKLPVWFLMAYFFVAYLGVVRRKEWPHFFRFHVVMGMLLEIALQVVGTASTWLPYGIYWGKLGMHFWTAVAFGFLFTVLECIRCALRGIYADLPFFCDAAYIQIPYE from the exons ATGATTCTGAACGGATACACTACACTTTCTGGGTGCGCTCccacaaattcaaataaatgtaATGTACAGCAAAATCGTTCCGTTTTTGCAAGTATTCTTGGTTCGCCTACTCATTCAGCAGGTTTAAGCACCAGGAGTTCTTGGGGAACACATCACTGGGTTGGATCCTGGAGTTCTGGAG GCTTTCCTGTCTTGCACCTTTCTGCTGCATCAACCCCTCTTTTAAGTGGGGAACAAGGTAGTCTGGCACACACTATCCCTTCATTACCTATGAGTCGCAGGTCTCATTTGTCTCCTCGAGCTTCAAAGGATGTTCCGTATAGTTTTCGTTTTCCTCCTATGACCAAGAAGCCTAGATGGTGGTGGAGGAGCTTGGCATGCATCCCTTACTTAATGCCACTCCATGAGACATGGATGTATGCTGAGACAGCATATCACTTACACCCATTCCTAGAAGACTTTGAGTATTTGACCTATCCATTCCTCGAAGCCATTGGCAAACTGCCAGTCTGGTTCTTGATGGcatatttttttgttgcatATCTTGGAGTGGTGAGGAGAAAGGAGTGGCCTCACTTTTTCAGATTCCATGTGGTAATGGGAATGCTATTGGAGATTGCTCTGCAGGTGGTAGGGACTGCGAGCACTTGGTTGCCATATGGAATATACTGGGGTAAGCTGGGGATGCACTTTTGGACAGCTGTGGCATTTGGTTTCCTTTTCACTGTTTTAGAGTGTATAAGATGTGCTCTTAGGGGTATTTATGCTGACCTTCCATTCTTCTGTGATGCTGCTTATATCCAAATTCCATACGAATAA
- the LOC102624863 gene encoding uncharacterized protein LOC102624863, whose product MGSACCVAARDGTLPNRTRVETSRRNLICSPSWSFRRDNQRRVAGEVEESPYQVSRGVNRNFSREIKGPFDSERGNHSDGGSLEFVGTPSSLKSPVHEEMGASLMTMPSDLSMASNYSTEVKSMASNYSVEVKNLAESPNIADISTQKLSFSIPSPFSTPIADPLCAHAHPLPPNSTPSRRARRSPGHRLLRQVSDSRILGLKSPNNYCVSEGRSSFVLSACSNDLTAGSYGGSSDGWSMRTFSELVASSQRERWSFDSEHLGFGHCNVSGSSSRFSCSPSVDLQACGACSKLLTERSSWCSQRIGANNELSVAAVLVCGHVYHAECLEIMTVDTDKYDPACPICVVGEKQVSKMSRKAFKAEAELRAKYHKISRNRVVDSYLDGDCEDFYNPKDAKQDGKTPKIEASSSTRSSSVKPFLRRHFSLGSKWSRSVTDNDSVWKKGFWARYRKD is encoded by the exons ATGGGTTCGGCTTGCTGTGTTGCTGCAAGGGATGGGACCCTTCCTAATAGAACCAGAGTTGAAACTTCGCGTAGAAATCTCATTTGCTCTCCATCATGGAGCTTCAGGCGGGATAATCAAAGGCGTGTGGCTGGTGAAGTTGAAGAATCTCCATATCAAGTGTCCCGTGGAGTTAACAGGAACTTTAGTAGGGAGATAAAAGGGCCATTTGATTCTGAGAGAGGTAATCATTCCGATGGCGGAAGCCTTGAGTTTGTTGGAACGCCATCCTCTCTAAAATCGCCAGTCCATGAAGAAATGGGTGCAAGTTTGATGACTATGCCTTCAG ACTTATCCATGGCAAGCAATTATTCGACTGAAGTGAAATCCATGGCTAGCAATTATTCTGTGGAG GTGAAGAACTTAGCAGAATCACCAAACATTGCTGATATATCTACACAAaagctttcattttcaattccTTCACCGTTCTCAACTCCTATTGCTGATCCCTTGTGTGCCCATGCCCATCCACTCCCTCCCAATTCAACCCCATCTAGACGGGCCCGCCGTTCACCTGGGCACCGGCTGTTGAGACAGGTTTCTGATAGTCGAATCCTGGGATTGAAGTCGCCAAATAATTACTGTGTGTCCGAAGGTAGGTCTTCTTTTGTGCTATCCGCTTGCAGCAACGACTTAACTGCTGGATCATATGGTGGGTCTTCTGATGGCTGGTCCATGCGCACCTTTTCTGAGCTTGTGGCCTCTTCTCAAAGAGAAAGGTGGTCTTTTGACAGCGAGCACCTGGGCTTTGGTCACTGCAATGTAAGTGGATCCAGCAGCAGGTTCTCATGTTCACCCTCTGTGGATCTACAAGCTTGTGGTGCTTGCTCAAAGCTCTTGACAGAGAGATCTTCATGGTGCAGCCAGAGAATTGGTGCCAATAATGAACTCTCAGTTGCTGCTGTGCTTGTCTGTGGACATGTTTATCATGCAGAGTGCTTGGAGATTATGACAGTAGACACTGATAAGTATGACCCAGCTTGCCCAATATGTGTGGTTGGAGAAAAGCAAGTGTCAAAGATGTCAAGAAAAGCTTTTAAAGCAGAAGCAGAATTAAGGGCAAAATATCATAAGATATCAAGAAACCGAGTTGTGGATAGTTACCTCGATGGTGATTGTGAAGATTTTTATAACCCAAAAGATGCCAAACAAGATGGAAAAACTCCGAAGATTGAAGCTAGTTCTAGCACCAGGAGCTCCTCAGTGAAGCCTTTCTTGAGACGGCATTTTTCGTTAGGGTCCAAGTGGAGTAGATCAGTAACAGATAATGATTCTGTCTGGAAGAAGGGTTTTTGGGCCAGATATAGGAAAGATTGA
- the LOC102625797 gene encoding uncharacterized protein LOC102625797 produces MMYAKMCQLVRAFSSNQSAPSVFTTISALLSQPNTRNIVMEICQLSGGFATLPFQSTHAPSAITNVSSKVETPTFIRCSTIRTAVNLSHSDKSEWQSPNRMLILGMGFVGRIFAEKIKNQGWVVSGTCTNVMKKKELELSGFDVHLFNANETTLMILPTLKNYTHLLVSIPPLEGTGDPMLEHGELLRSTLMNGHLQWLGYLSSTGVYGHSGGAWVDEDYRANPTTELGRLRLAAEKGWLNLGRDLGISVQVFRLGGIYGPGRSSVDTIIKQLPLSEGQKMRRSRQYTSRIHVDDICQVLSASIDKPSAWNVYNVVDDDPAPREEVFAYAWDLVEKKWPGLLKHRKPRENTESSNEKGSSRGEKRVSNVRMKKELGVRLQHPSYKSGLQSIINQMDKPYQCSP; encoded by the exons ATGATGTACGCTAAAATGTGTCAGTTGGTAAGGGCATTTTCGTCTAATCAATCCGCTCCGTCAGTATTTACAACCATATCGGCATTGCTGTCCCAACCAAATACCCGAAATATCGTGATGGAGATATGTCAATTATCGGGTGGATTCGCTACTCTCCCCTTTCAATCGACCCATGCGCCAAGCGCAATAACTAATGTTTCTTCAAAAGTCGAAACTCCGACGTTTATCCGTTGTTCGACAATTCGCACCGCGGTTAATCTTTCTCATTCCGATAAATCGGAATGGCAATCTCCAAACCGGATGTTAATTCTGGGCATGGGTTTCGTCGGACGTATCTTTGCGGAAAAGATCAAGAATCAAGGCTG GGTTGTCTCTGGGACTTGCACTAATGTTATGAAGAAAAAGGAGCTTGAACTGAGCGGATTTGATGTTCACCTGTTCAATGCCAATGAGACAac CTTGATGATCCTACCTACTTTGAAAAATTACACGCACCTTCTTGTCTCAATCCCTCCTCTTGAGGGTACTGGTGATCCG ATGCTTGAGCATGGAGAGCTGCTTAGAAGTACATTAATGAATGGACATCTCCAGTGGCTTGGTTATTTATCATCAACTG GTGTATATGGACATTCTGGTGGTGCATGGGTGGATGAGGA TTACCGTGCAAACCCTACAACTGAGTTGGGTAGATTAAGATTAGCTGCTGAGAAAGGATGGTTAAATCTTGGACGTGATCTTGGGATCTCAGTACAAGTATTTCGACTTGGAGGCATCTACGGCCCTGGCAGAAG TTCTGTTGATACAATAATTAAGCAGTTACCATTGTCAGAAGGCCAGAAAATGAGAAGATCCAGGCAATACACATCCAGAATTCATGTTGATGACATCTGTCAAGTACTTAGTGCTAGCATTGATAAACCATCTGCTTG GAATGTATACAATGTTGTTGACGATGACCCTGCTCCCCGAGAAGAGGTTTTTGCATATGCTTGGGACTTGGTTGAGAAAAAGTGGCCTGGCTTGCTCAAACATAGGAAACCTCGGGAGAACACAGAATCATCGAATGAGAAGGGAAGTTCAAGGGGTGAGAAGCGGGTTTCAAATGTGCGTATGAAGAAGGAATTAGGAGTGAGGCTTCAGCATCCAAGTTATAAATCAGGATTGCAGAGCATTATTAACCAAATGGATAAACCATATCAATGTAGTCCCTGA
- the LOC102626087 gene encoding uncharacterized protein LOC102626087, translating into MDDYILKLVVVAVVSWTAAFLFIRKIFPNRSFDFCNRLVSTAHATLAVTLTSLSVQDWRCPVCPLASNSSPRQMQTLAWTLAYLVYDLVCCLFDQRVNVDNTIHHLISIVGIGAGLVYEKSGSELAAALWITEISSPFLHCREMLKELGYRDTGLNLTADVTFAAIFTFARMVCGPYLAYLTLSARNPIIIKAMALGLQLVSAFWFFKIARMVKYKLAKWTSKKAA; encoded by the exons ATGGATGATTACATTTTGAAGTTGGTTGTAGTTGCTGTCGTTTCATGGACTGCGGCTTTTCTGTTCATCAGAAAAATCTTCCCAAATCGCTCTTTCGACTTCTGCAATCGTCTAGTTTCTACAGCTCATGCAACTTTAGCTGTAACGTTGACCTCGCTCTCTGTTCAAGACTGGAGATGCCCAGTTTGTCCCCTGGCTTCAAACTCTTCCCCTCGCCAG ATGCAAACATTAGCGTGGACTCTTGCTTATCTTGTATATGATCTAGTATGCTGCTTGTTCGATCAACGAGTAAATGTTGACAATACAATTCACCACTTGATCAGCATAGTTGGAATCGGAGCCGGTCTCGTCTATGAAAAG AGCGGATCGGAACTGGCAGCTGCATTATGGATAACAGAGATCTCCAGCCCTTTCCTCCACTGCAGGGAGATGCTTAAAGAGCTTGGTTACAGAGACACTGGCCTTAATTTGACAGCTGAT GTAACGTTTGCAGCTATATTTACATTTGCAAGGATGGTGTGCGGGCCTTATCTCGCTTACTTGACGCTATCTGCTAGAAATCCAATCATCATCAAG GCGATGGCACTTGGGCTGCAGCTGGTTAGCGCTTTTTGGTTCTTCAAGATTGCAAGAATGGTGAAATACAAGCTGGCTAAATGGACGTCCAAAAAGGCGGCGTGA
- the LOC102626381 gene encoding 26S proteasome regulatory subunit S10B homolog B, whose protein sequence is MSEGEDAVRRRNAMTEYRKKLLQHKEIESRVRSVKENLRAAKKEFNKTEDDLKSLQSVGQIIGEVLRPLDNERLIVKASSGPRYVVGCRSKVDKEKLTSGTRVVLDMTTLTIMRALPREVDPVVYNMLHEDPGNVSYSAVGGLSDQIRELRESIELPLMNPELFLRVGIKPPKGVLLYGPPGTGKTLLARAIASNIDANFLKVVSSAIIDKYIGESARLIREMFGYARDHQPCIIFMDEIDAIGGRRFSEGTSADREIQRTLMELLNQLDGFDQLGKVKMIMATNRPDVLDPALLRPGRLDRKIEIPLPNEQSRMEILKIHAAGIAKHGEIDYEAVVKLAEGFNGADLRNVCTEAGMSAIRAERDYVIHEDFMKAVRKLNEAKKLESSAHYNADFGKE, encoded by the exons ATGAGCGAAGGAGAAGACGCCGTTAGACGCCGTAATGCCATGACGGAGTACCGTAAGAAGCTACTCCAGCACAAAGAAATCGAATCTAGAGTTCGATCTG TTAAGGAGAATTTGAGAGCTGCAAAGAAGGAGTTCAACAAAACAGAAGATGATTTGAAGTCTCTTCAAAGTGTTGGGCAGATCATTGGAGAAGTTCTCAGACCTCTTGACAATGAACGCT TGATTGTTAAAGCTAGCAGCGGGCCCCGTTATGTGGTTGGATGCCGCAGCAAAGTGGATAAAGAGAAGTTGACTTCGGGAACAAGAGTTGTTCTTGATATGACAACGCTCACAATCATGCGAGCTCTTCCTCGTGAA GTTGATCCGGTTGTATATAACATGTTGCATGAAGATCCGGGTAATGTTAGCTATTCGGCTGTGGGTGGTTTATCTGATCAGATCAGAGAATTAAGGGAATCTATTGAGCTACCTTTGATGAATCCTGAGCTTTTCCTTAGAGTTGGAATTAAACCTCCCAAG GGCGTTCTTCTTTATGGGCCTCCTGGAACTGGCAAGACATTATTAGCACGAGCAATTGCCAGTAACATAGATGCAAATTTTCTGAAG GTGGTTTCAAGTGCCATTATTGATAAGTACATTGGGGAAAGTGCAAGGTTGATAAGAGAGATGTTTGGATATGCACGTGATCATCAA CCCTGCATCATTTTTATGGATGAAATTGATGCCATCGGTGGACGCCGTTTTAGTGAAGGAACCAGTGCAGATCGTGAAATTCAAAGGACACTGATGGAGTTACTTAATCAGCTTGATGGATTTGATCAGCTTGGGAAG GTTAAAATGATAATGGCCACTAACAGACCTGATGTCCTTGACCCTGCACTTCTTCGTCCAGGGCGACTGGATAGGAAAATTGAGATTCCATTGCCAAATGAGCAGTCAAGAATGgaaattcttaaaattcaTGCTGCTGGCATTGCTAAGCATGGTGAGATTGATTATGAGGCTGTTGTGAAGCTTGCAGAG GGCTTTAATGGGGCTGATCTCCGAAATGTTTGCACCGAGGCTGGAATGTCGGCAATCCGTGCTGAACGTGATTATGTCATCCACGAAGATTTTATGAAG GCTGTCCGGAAACTGAACGAGGCAAAGAAACTTGAATCAAGTGCTCACTACAATGCTGATTTTGGAAAAGAGTAA
- the LOC102626677 gene encoding uncharacterized protein LOC102626677, with protein sequence MGKQSSAWITMQKKKRWQLMILVLFTLSTAMLFFIRSTANSCNTSSITTKTTTTATHFNSDEEKASNPLNFMKSKLVLLVSHELSLSGGPLLLMELAFLLRGVGAEVVWITNQKPNEPDEVIYSLEHKMLDRGVQVLSAKGEKAINTALNADLVVLNTAVAGKWLDGVLKDKVSQVLPKVLWWIHEMRGHYFKLEYVKHLPFVAGAMIDSYTTAEYWKNRTRERLGIRMPETYVVHLGNSKDLMDIAEDSVARRVLREHVRESLGVRDDDLLFAIINSVSRGKGQDLFLHSFYESLQLIREKKLQVPSMHAVVVGSDMNAQTKFETEIRNFVAEKKIQDHVHFVNKTLTVSPYLASIDVLVQNSQARGECFGRITIEAMAFQLPVLGTAAGGTMEIVVNGTTGLLHPAGKEGVTPLANNIVKLATHVERRLTMGKKGYERVKDRFLEHHMSQRIALVLKEVLQYAKIHQPQSHS encoded by the exons ATGGGAAAGCAATCAAGCGCGTGGATTACAATGCAGAAGAAGAAACGATGGCAACTGATGATTCTTGTACTCTTCACTCTATCAACCGCTATGCTCTTCTTCATAAGATCTACAGCCAATTCATGCAACACTAGTAGTATTACTACTAAAACAACAACTACCGCCACTCATTTCAATAGCGACGAAGAAAAAGCATCAAATCCTCTCAATTTCATGAAGTCAAAGCTCGTTCTTTTGGTCTCCCACGAACTCTCCCTTTCCG GTGGGCCATTGTTGTTGATGGAGCTGGCATTTCTGTTGAGAGGGGTCGGAGCTGAAGTTGTGTGGATTACTAACCAGAAACCGAACGAACCTGATGAAGTTATTTACAGTTTAGAGCATAAGATGTTGGACAGAGGAGTTCAG GTGTTATCTGCTAAGGGCGAAAAAGCTATAAACACTGCACTTAATGCTGATTTGGTGGTTTTAAATACTGCTGTTGCTGGGAAGTGGTTGGATGGTGTGCTTAAGGATAAAGTTTCTCAGGTTCTTCCAAAGGTTCTGTGGTGGATTCATGAAATGCGTGGGCattatttcaaattagaatATGTTAAGCACCTGCCCTTTGTTGCAGGTGCTATGATTGATTCATATACCACTGCTGAATATTGGAAGAACAGGACAAGAGAACGTCTAGG AATTAGAATGCCCGAAACATATGTTGTGCACCTTGGAAATAGCAAGGATCTTATGGACATAGCTGAGGATAGCGTGGCCAGGAGGGTTCTCCGTGAGCATGTGCGGGAATCTCTTGGAGTGCGGGATGATGATCTACTCTTTGCCATCATAAATA GTGTTTCACGGGGTAAAGGTCAGGATCTATTTCTTCATTCCTTTTATGAAAGTCTGCAGTTGATCCGAGAGAAGAAGCTGCAGGTGCCGTCAATGCATGCAGTAGTAGTAGGAAGTGACATGAATGCTCAGACAAAGTTTGAGACAGAGATACGCAACTTTGTAGCCGAGAAAAAGATTCAGGATCATGTTCACTTTGTCAATAAAACACTAACAGTCAGTCCTTATCTAGCTTCCATCGATGTTCTTGTTCAGAATTCTCAG GCCCGAGGAGAGTGCTTTGGTAGGATAACCATTGAAGCTATGGCTTTTCAGCTGCCTGTATTG GGAACTGCTGCGGGAGGCACCATGGAGATTGTAGTGAACGGAACAACAGGCTTGTTACATCCCGCCGGAAAAGAAGGTGTGACACCTCTAGCTAATAACATAGTGAAACTAGCCACACATGTAGAGAGGAGGTTGACAATGGGAAAGAAAGGATATGAGAGGGTGAAAGACAGGTTCTTGGAACACCATATGTCACAGAGAATTGCTTTGGTGTTAAAGGAAGTTCTTCAATATGCAAAGATCCACCAGCCTCAGTCTCATTCTTAA
- the LOC102626970 gene encoding peroxidase 9, with translation MAFFKFAITLLLLALISARISLAHPGIGIGWGGNGQYGGSFYGLFPQFYQFSCPQVDNIVMSVLQKAIARQPRIAASLLRLHFHDCFVQGCDASVLLDDSAAIVSEKNSVPNRNSLRGFEVIDEIKAKLEEACPQTVSCADIVALAARGSVVLSGGPSWELPLGRRDSRTASLSGSNSNIPPPNSTVQNLIASFKRQGLNEVDLVSLSGGHTIGVARCVTFKQRLYNQNGNNQPDETLERTYYFGLKSVCPRTGGDNNISPLDFASPAKFDNTYFKLVLLGKGLLTSDEVLLTGDVGNIVQLVKSYAEDDELFFKQFAQSMVKMGNISPLTGFNGEVRKNCRLVN, from the exons ATGGCTTTCTTCAAATTTGCTATCACTCTACTGCTACTAGCTTTGATCTCAGCCAGGATCTCACTAGCTCACCCTGGAATTGGCATTGGCTGGGGTGGTAATGGCCAGTATGGAGGCAGCTTCTATGGCCTCTTTCCACAATTTTATCAGTTTTCATGCCCACAAGTTGATAACATTGTCATGTCAGTGCTCCAGAAGGCCATTGCAAGACAGCCCAGAATAGCTGCCTCTTTGCTTAGGCTTCATTTCCATGATTGCTTTGTTCAG GGCTGTGATGCTTCCGTCTTGTTGGACGATTCTGCAGCTATAGTTAGTGAAAAGAATTCAGTACCAAACAGGAATTCCCTCAGAGGATTTGAAGTGATTGACGAGATCAAGGCTAAGCTGGAAGAAGCATGTCCTCAGACTGTTTCTTGTGCAGACATTGTCGCCCTAGCTGCTCGCGGCTCCGTTGTACTA AGCGGAGGACCGTCTTGGGAGCTCCCCCTTGGAAGGAGGGACTCGAGAACAGCAAGCTTAAGTGGCTCAAACAGTAACATTCCCCCGCCAAACTCTACCGTCCAAAACCTTATAGCATCCTTCAAGCGTCAAGGCCTAAATGAAGTAGACCTTGTCTCTCTTTCAG GAGGGCATACAATTGGGGTGGCAAGGTGTGTGACCTTCAAGCAAAGGCTATATAATCAAAATGGAAACAACCAACCGGATGAGACTTTAGAGAGGACATATTACTTCGGTTTAAAATCAGTCTGCCCAAGAACAGGCGGCGACAATAACATCTCCCCGCTAGACTTTGCCTCACCAGCAAAATTTGATAACACCTACTTCAAGCTTGTTCTGTTGGGCAAAGGGCTTCTCACATCTGATGAAGTGCTTTTGACAGGCGATGTGGGGAACATCGTGCAACTAGTTAAGTCCTACGCTGAGGATGATGAGCTCTTCTTTAAACAGTTTGCTCAGTCAATGGTTAAGATGGGGAACATTAGCCCTCTCACTGGCTTTAATGGTGAAGTTAGGAAGAATTGTCGCCTAGTTAATTAa